Within Caproicibacterium argilliputei, the genomic segment GCACTGTCTGTTTCACTCTCCAATTCTGAACATGGAACAGCTGATTCAAAACATGATGCAGTGGAGCGGCGTAACGGAAGCGCAGCTGCAAACACAAAAACAGATTCCAACCGCTTTCGGAGAAACCTTGGACTGGGCATATCTCTGTTACGTCCGAGCACATCCGGTGGAATGCTGGGATGTACCGACTGCCATTCTGTACGGCTCGACCGATTCCATGACAGAGCGCTCGGTTTTAGATGCTTTTGTAAAAGCGCACCACTGCCGTCTGACCGTCATGGAAAACGGTGAGCATTGGTTTCACACCAAAGAGCAGCTCGCGTTTGCCAGTAGTTGGATGCATACCGAACTAGCGACCTAACAAAAGACCGAAAGCAGGATAGAAAAACTGCTTTCGGTCTTTTGTTGTACTCATTTTTTTATGAGATTCATTTATACGGACTTGGCTTTTTCGGTACAAGCCTTCATGGCATCCATAATGCTGGCGCGAAAGCCCTTTTCCTCCAGCACACGCACAGCGGCAATCGTTGTGCCTGCCGGAGAACACACCATATCCTTCAGCTCACCGGGGTGCCTGCCAGTTTCCAACACCATCTTCGCACTGCCGTACACCGCCTGAGCCGCGAAAGTATACGCCTGCTGGCGCGGCATTCCATCCGCAACAGCGGCGTCCGCCATGGCCTCAATCAGCAGAAACACATAGGCGGGTGAACTGCCGCTGACAGAAACCACCGCATCCATCAATCGCTCCGGAATGATCTCCGCCTTGCCGAAGCTTTTCAGGATACGCATTGCGCAGTCCAGAGAAGCCTCTGAGACGTTTTCGTTCGGGCAGGCAGCCGTAATTCCCTCTCCCACTAAAGCCGGCGTATTGGGCATTGTGCGCACAATCTGCACCGGCTTACCGAACTGCTCGGCAAGCCACGCAAGCGTTTTGCCGGGTGCAATGGTAACCACCAGCTGCTCAGGGCGCACTGCATTCCGAATCTCGGCAATAACTTCCTCATAAAACTGCGGTTTGACAGACAGCACCACCACATCACAGGTCTTCGCCACTTCGGTGTTGTCAGCTGTTGTAGAAATCCCCAGATTCTTTTTCGCCTTTTCCAAAGCGGGAGCAGACGGATTGGCAGCTAAAACTTCCTCCGGCTTGCAAAGGCCGTTACGGATAATGCCGCCCATCATGGCGTTTGCCATATTTCCGCAGCCGATAAATCCAAGTTTCATATGATTCAGGCTCCTTTTCCTTCATTTCCGGCACAAGTGAAAGCTGTACAGGTTAATTTTATTTTAGACTTTTTTACGCAAAAGCGCAAGCACAGCTTTGCCGCCAAACAGAACCGCACCCCGCCTTGCCAAAGTTCACAAAGTGGGGTGCGGTTCTACATGTTTTCTATCGGAGTGCAAGATTCAGCGGCTGCCAAGGAATACCAGCCACAGTCCTTTTTTCGGAGCAGCGCTTACTTCTGTTCCGGCGTGTGCCACTTCCAGTCGCGAACCTCAGGGAGATCCTGACCGTAAGTGCTGATATATTGCTTATGCGCAACGAGGGTATCGTTCATCTTCTGGATGAGGTATGCCCCACGATTGCCAAGCTGCGGCAAGCGGTTGATGACATCCTTGACCAAATGGAAACGGTCGATCTCGTTTTGTACACGCATATCAAACGGAGTTGTAATGGTGCCCTCTTCGCGGTAGCCGCAGACGTGCAGGTTGCGGTTATGGCGATGGTAAGTCAGCTCATGAATGAGCGTCGGGTAGCCGTGGAACGCAAAGATAATCGGCTTATCGGTGGTGAAGAGTGCGTCGTAGTCCACGTCGGTAAGGCCGTGCGGATGCTTGGTGCTCGGCTCCAGCTTCATCAGGTCAACCACGTTGATTACGCGGATTTTCAGCTCCGGCAGGCTGTCACGCAGAATGGTGACTGCCGCCAGTGTTTCCAGCGTCGGGGTGTCGCCGCAGCACGCCATGACCACGTCAGGCTCTGCGTTCTGGTCGCTGCTTGCCCACTCCCAGATGCCGATGCCCTGGGTGCAGTGCTTGACAGCCTGCTCCATGGTCAGCCACTGGGGGCGCGGATGTTTGGAAGTAACCATAACGTTCACATAGTTCTTGCTGCGCACGCAGTGGTCAAACACAGACAGCAGGCAGTTCGTATCCGGCGGCAGGTACAGGCGCACAACATCCGCTTTCTTATTGGCAATATGGTCAAGGAAGCCGGGATCCTGATGGGTAAAGCCGTTGTGATCCTGCTGCCACACGTTGGAAGTCAGAATCAGGTTCAGGGAAGAAATCGGCTGGCGCCACGGCAATTGGTTGCAAACCTTGAGCCACTTCGCGTGCTGGGCAGCCATGCTGTCCACAATGCGGATAAACGCCTCATAGCTTGCAAAGAAACCATGACGGCCGGTCAGCAGGTAACCTTCCAGCCAGCCCTCGCACATATGCTCGCTGAGCATGGAATCCATCACGCGGCCGTCTGTTGCCAGGAATTCATCGTTGTCCAGATGTTTTGCGTTCCAGTCACGGTTCGTTTCCTCAAAGACCTTGTTCAAACGGTTCGACATCGTTTCGTCAGGCCCGAAGATACGGAAATTGCGGCTGGCTTTGTTGAGCTTGAAAATATCGCGGACAAAACCGCCCAGCTCAATCATATCCTGCTTTTCAACAGCGCCGGGTGCCGGCACATCCACCGCATAATCGCGGAAGTCGGGCAGGCGCAGGTCGTGCAGCAGCTTGCCGCCGTTGGCGTGCGGGTTGGAACCAATGCGATGCTCCCCAGTCGGCGCCAGTGCCTGCAGTTCCGGAACCAAGTGGCCGTTTTCGTCAAACAGCTCTTCCGGATGGTAGCTGTGCAGCCAGTCGCTCAGCTGCTGCAGATGCTCCGGAGCCTCCATGGTCATGGGCACCTGATGGGCACGGAATGTACCCTCAATCTGCTTGCCGTCCACCACTTTCGGGCCAGTCCAGCCCTTCGGGGTGCGCAGAACAATCATCGGCCACTGCGGGCGGGTTGCATCGCCGGTTTCACGGGCGTGCTTCTGAATCGCCTTGATCTCCTCAACAACCGTATCCAGTGTCTCCGCCATCTTGCGGTGCATGGTCATCGGGTCGTCGCCCTCGACAAAGTACGGCTTCCAGCCGCAGCCCTTGAAGAAGTTTTCCACTTCCTCGTGGGACATCCGGGAGAAGATGGTCGGGTTGCTGATTTTGTAGCCATTCAGGTGCAGAATCGGCAGCACAGCACCGTCGGAAACCGGATTGAGGAACTTGTTGGAGTGCCAGCTGGTGGCCAGCGGGCCTGTTTCCGCCTCGCCGTCGCCCACGATGCAGGCGGTAATCAAATCCGGGTTGTCAAACACAGAGCCGAACGCATGGGCAATGGAGTAGCCCAACTCGCCGCCCTCGTTGATGGAGCCGGGGGTTTCCGGCGCAACGTGGCTGGAAATTCCGCCGGGGAAAGAGAACTGCTTGAAGAGCTTTTTCATGCCTTCCTCATCCCGGCTGATGTTCGGGTAAACTTCGCTGTAAGTGCCCTCCAGGTACGTATTGGCTACGAAGAAGTTGCCTCCGTGGCCCGGACCGGAAATCAGGATCATGTCAAGGTCATACTTCTTAATGGCACGATTCAGGTGCACATAAACGAAGTTCTGCCCGGGCACAGTGCCCCAGTGGCCGACAATCTTTTTCTTGACGTCGTCCATGGTCAGCGGGCGCTTGAGCAGCGGATTGTCCAGCAGATACAGCTGACCTGCGCCAAGATAATTGGCAGCACGCCAGTATGCATCCATCTTTTTCAGATAGTCATCGGTCAGGGGCTGCTTTTCCACACACCCCTGGTCTTGCATGGCTTTTGTCATTTAGAATCAGTCTCTTTCTGTTAGAGTTGACCGATTGTCTGCATGGTCAGCAGGCAGCCTGCACTGACAAATTTTACAGTGTTTTGATGTGCTTTGCAACATTGGTACTGACAAATTCGCAAGTTTCAACAATACAAGTAGGTTGCTTGTTAATGATCAGGCATTGGTCATTTGTAATAAGCATATTCTGTTGTGAATTATTTGTCAATACTTTTCTGTGTTTTTTGCAAAATTGTATAGACATGTTTTTACTCCTGTACAAATTCTACTGCAAAATGCTGATAGAAAAGCGCCGACTGCTTTTCCGCAACAAATATGTTATAATCAATGTGGAAAAGAAAACAGAGAAAGGAGCCGGCAAATGTACAAAATTTTGATTGTTGAGGACGATGCCATTATTGCGTCTGCTGTGGCCAAGCACCTGAGCGGCTGGGGAATGCAGCCAAAGGCAGTGCGGGACTTTCACGCGGTTGATTTAGAATTTGCCGCCTTTGACCCGCAGCTGGTGCTGCTGGATCTTTCGCTTCCGTTTTACAATGGATTTCACTGGTGTGAACAAATCCGGCAAATCTCCAAGGTGCCCATCCTGTTTCTTTCCTCTGCGGCAGACAACATGAACATGGTCATGGCAATGAATCTGGGCGCGGATGATTTTATTGCGAAACCGTTTGACCTGAACGTTCTGACCGCAAAAATTCAGGCGGTGCTGCGGCGAACCTATGCTTTCGGCACGCCGGAGGATTTGCTGGCGTGCGGCGGCGCCATCCTGAACCTTTCGGAGGCAACCGTTACTTTTAACGAACAGAAAACCGCGCTTTCCAAAAACGAACTGAAAATTCTGCAGTCCCTGTTTGAAAGCGCCGGCAAAGTGGTGCGGCGTGAAGATTTAATGGCACGGCTGTGGGAAACGGACTGCTACATTGATGAAAACACGCTGACGGTCAACATCAATCGCCTGCGCCGCAAACTTGCTAAAATTGGCCTAAACGATTTAATCCTTACTAAAAAAGGTCTAGGATATCTGGTGAAATCATGAAACTTTTTCTCTCGTATCTGCGGATGCACAGCAAAACCATCGTTTATTTCACCGTGGTTCTACTGATTTTCTGCACCATTTTTGCACTATACAGTCTGCCGCTTGATGCGGTCGGTTACGCCGCGTTGCTGTGCGGCTTTATCGGTCTGCTGTTTCTGCTCCTTGATTTTCTGCACTTTCGGAAAAAGCACTTCGCCCTGCAGGACCTTACCGAACGGGTAAAGTACGGTTTGGATTGCCTGCCTGCGCCGAAATCGCCAGTTGAGAAGGACTATCAGACTCTGCTGCAAGCGCTGTACCGTACCGCCGCAGAAATGGCCGCCGAGCAGGACTGTTCCCGCCGGGAGATGGTGGAGTACTACACGCTGTGGGCGCATCAGATTAAGACGCCGATTGCCGCCATGCACATCCTGCTGCAGGATGATGAAAGCAGGGAACGCTCCGCGCTGACAGACTCGCTTTTTAAAATTGAGGAATATGTGGGCATGGTTCTGTCATATCTGCGTCTGGACAGTGAAACCAGCGACTTTGTGTTTAAACGGTATTCTCTGGACAGCATTCTGAAACAAGCGATTCACAAATACGCGCCGCTGTTCATCCGGCAAAAAATCGCCCTGCGGTATCAGCCGGTTGCCTATACGGTGCTTACCGATGAAAAGTGGCTTCTGTTTGTCGTGGAGCAGTTGCTTTCAAACGCGCTGAAATACACCAAATCCGGCGGCGTGGTAGAAATCCGCCTGCAGTCCCCCGACACTCTGGTCATCGCAGACACCGGCATCGGCATTGCGGCGGAGGATCTGCCGCGCATCGGACAAAAGGGGTTTACCGGCTACAACGGGCGCACGGATAAAAAGTCGACCGGTATCGGGCTGTATTTATGCAGGCGGGTTCTGGGCAAACTGTCGCACACCTTTTCTATTGAATCGGAAGTCGGCAAAGGTACAATCGTAAAAATTGGTCTGGAAAGCAACCATCTTCCCTTCGAATAGCGTGCGCGGGGAAGCCCCCGCTGGCGGTGTGCGCGGGGAAGCCCCCGCTGGCGATGTGCTGAAGTTCACGGAGCGTGCTTTCCTTTCTTTTACAGTCTGCGTCAACGTAAAGGCGGTGCTTCGAACAGGCTGCTTTCCGCCGCTCTTTCAGAAAGGAACGGAGTGTGGACAAAGCCTGCCGCGGGCGGTGTGCGCGGGGAAGCCCCCGCGGGCGGTGTGCTGAAGTTCACGGAGCGTGCTTTCCTTTCTTTTACAGTCTGCGTCAACGTAAAGGCGGTGCTTCGAACAGGTTATTTTCCGCCGTTCTTTGCGAAAGCGGCGGGGAAGTCCCCGCGGGCGGTGTGCGCGGGGAAGCCCCCGCTGGCGGTGTGCTGAAGTTCACGGAGCGTGCTTTCCTTTCTTTTACAGTCTGCGTCAACGTAAAGGCGGTGCTTCGAACAGGTTATTTTCCGCCGCTCTTTCAGGAAGTGGCGGGGTATGGTGGTGAAACCCGCCGCGACCTTTAATAAGAAGCAGGTTCCGGCTGCAAGCCTCCAACCTTACACAACTGTAAGATTGACCTGCAAAACGTAAGTTGATTCGATGGCAGGGCGCTTCTGCACTTGCTATACTGGAATCATCAACGAACGGGAGGTCATTCGCTACATGGCAATTTTAGAGGTCAGTAACCTGAAAAAAATTTATACCACCCGCCTGGGTGGAACACACGTAGAAGCGCTGCGCAATGTCACGTTTTCTGCAGAGCAGGGCGAGTACGTTGCCATCATGGGAGAAAGCGGCAGCGGCAAAACCACCCTGCTGAACATCCTTGCGGCACTGGATACCCCTACTTCCGGTCAGGTCATTCTGGACGGAAAGCGCCTGTCCGACTTAAAAGAAAAGGATTTATCCGCTTTCCGGCGGAACAACCTTGGCTTTGTTTTTCAGGACTTTAACCTGCTGGACACTTTCTCCCTGCAAGACAACATTTTTCTACCGCTGGTGCTGTCCGGAAAGGCATACCCCGAAATGAAAGAAAAGCTGGACCCCATCGCCGCCAAGCTGGGCCTGACAGAGCTTCTGCAAAAATATCCTTACGAAGTTTCCGGCGGACAGAAGCAGCGTGCCGCTGTGGCACGCGCCATCATCACCGAGCCCAAGCTGCTGCTGGCAGACGAACCCACCGGCGCACTGGATTCCCGCTCCGCCGACGGACTGCTGAAAGTCTTTGACAGCCTGAATGCCGCCGGGCAAACCGTCATCATGGTTACACACAGTGTCATGGCCGCCAGCCACGCACGCCGGGTACTGTTTATCCGCGACGGGGAAATCTTTCATCAAATTTACCGCAGCCGGAATACCGAGGAGGAAATGTTCGCGAAAATTTCCGATACCCTGACTCTGATTGCAACAGGCGGTGAAAAGAATGGGTAAGACCTTTTACGCAAAGCTCGCCGCACAGAATCTCAAGAAAAACAGCAAATTTTACATTCCGTACTTTACTGCAAGCTCCATCACCGCTGCAATGTTTTACATCATTTCGTTTCTGACGCACAACCCGGCTTTAGAGGACCACCAAACCCAAACCGTCTTTCTGCAAATGGGCACTTACATCATCGGTATTTTCGCCGTGATTATCTTGCTGTACATCAACAGCTTTCTCATGAAGCGGCGGCAAAAGGAAATTGGGCTTTACAACGTGCTCGGCATGGAAAAGCGGCACATCGGCCGCATTTTCGGTTGGGAAACGGTTTACTCCTACGGAATCACCATGCTCTGCGGTTTTGCTGTGGGTATTTTGCTGAGCAAGCTGTTTTTGCTGCTGCTTTACAAGCTGACCAATGTGACAGACGCATTCACCTTCTTTATCGACAGCACGGGAATTGCAGAGACGTTGATTCTGTTTGCGGGTATTTTCCTGCTGTTGCTGGTACTGAACCGCATTAAAATCCACCTTTCCAATCCGGTGGAACTGCTGCGCGGCGGCAATGTCGGTGAAAAAGAGCCGAAGGCAAACTGGTTTCTCGCGGTGCTGGGGCTTGTCCTGACCGGCATCGGCTACTACATTGCCCTGACCACCAACGAACCGATTGCCGCCATTCGGAATTTCTTTCTCGCTGTGGTTCTAGTGATTATCGGCACCTATTTTCTCTTTATTGCCGGCACAGTCGCCCTACTCAAGCTGCTGAAAAAGCACAAAAAATTCTATTACAAAACGAATCATTTTACGGCTGTTTCCGGCCTTTTATACCGGATGAAGCAAAACGCTGCCGGTCTGGCGAGCATCTGCATTCTGGCAACTATGGTCATTGTGATGATTTCTGCGACGGTTTCACTCAACATCGGCGCAAATGACGTACTGGACACCCAGTACCCATATGACTATACGGTCACCATGTACAACACCCCGAAAGTAGATGGGAAATCCTTTCAAAAAAAATTTAACAATGCCATCGCGTTTGATTCCCTTAGCAAAACCATCCGGGACGAACACGGAACCAGCTACCTATGCGTAGAAGCTTTTCCAACTGCAAACGGCAATTATCGGCTGCCGACCAGCACCGACGAATATTACAGCAGCAACTCCACCCATTTTTATTTTTTGACTGCGAAATCCTATCAGGAAGCGATGGGCGTGCCGCTTTCCCTGCAGAACGGTGAAGTTGCCGTCTACGATGCAAACCGCGCTTCGCTCCCCACCTCTTTTTCCATTTTGGGGCAGACCTTTCAGATTACCAAGCAGCTGTCCCGCACGCCTTTCAGCAAAAGCGCAGCCTTAGGCGATACATACATCATCGCTGTCAAAGACGAGCAGGTTCTGGACACGCTGCAGAAGGGGCAGGAAAAGGCCCTGCACGGTTTTGTGGATGCTTCGAGAACCGCATATGCCTACTCCCTTTCGTTTAATACCGACGGCACACCGGAACAGAAAATCAACCTGATGCACAGTGCTTTCTCCAGTATTTCGGAAATCACGCAGAGTAATAACGGCACTGTTTCCTCTTCTGTTGACTGTCGGCAAGATGCGGAAAATGCTTTTCACGAAATGTACGGCGGGATGCTGTTCCTCGGCTTGTTCCTTTCCATTCTGTTCCTAATGGCAACCGTGCTCATCATCTACTACAAGCAGATTTCTGAAGGCTATGAGGATGCGGACCGCTACCGGATTATGCGGCAGGTTGGCATGAGCCGCGCGGAGGTCAAAAAATCCATTCACAGCCAAATTCTGATTGTCTTTTTCCTGCCGCTGCTTGTGGCAGTCATTCACATGGCGGGGGTGTTCCGCTTTATGACGCTCCTGCTCAAGGCAATGTACTTGGGCAACGTACCGCTTTTTGCGCTGTGCACGGTCTGTACCGTTGCGGTGTTCGCAATCGTTTATACCTTGGTTTACAGTGCTACAACACGCACTTACTACAAAATTGTTTCTCCAGCCAAACAGGCATAAGAAAAGCAGCCGCCCGGATAAGTTTCCGTGCGGCTGTTTCTTTTTATGCCTTTATCGTTTTGGTATTCTTGCGGTACAGAATTAAAAGTCCTTTCAGCATGAGTGTATCGTCCAAAATGATGGAATGGCGGCACTGCGCCACGATGGTCGGCGCGACACCACCGGTTGCCACCACCGTAGCCTTTGCGCCCAATTCCTCCTCCGCGCGGTCAATCACGCCGTCAATCATGGCTGCGTGACCGTAAACCGCGCCGGAGCGCATACAGTCCTTGGTGTTCTGCCCAATCATCCGCTGCGGCGTGTCCAGATCCACATGGGAAAGCTGACTTGCGTTATTTGCCAGTGCATTTAAAGCCACCACCGGGCCGGACATGATCATGCCGCCGATGTAGCTGCCCTTTTCGTCAATAACAGAGAGCGTCGTTGCCGTGCCCATGTCAAAAATAAAAATCGGCTTGGGGTATGCAGCCAACGCCGCGACTGCGTCCACCACCAAATCCGCCCCCAGCGTTGCCGGATTATCCATTCGGATGTTAAGCCCGGTTTTCAGCCCGGAGCTGACAATCAGCGCAATTTTTCCCGTTACCAGGCGCACCGCCTCCTGCAGCGGCACCGACAGCGCCGGTACAACAGAAGAAATGATGGCGCCCTCCACCCCGTGCCGGTCAATGCCATGCAAATGGAACAGGTTGCGAATCATCAGGGCATATTCGTCGCTGGTTTTCTGGACATCCGTGGAAAGCCGCGCTGTGAAATACGTATATTCACTGTCCAAACAGCCCAGAACAATGTTTGTGTTGCCAACATCAATCGCTATAATCATAAAAACTCGCCTTTCTAAAAGAAACACGCACATCCGCTGTGCGCGTAAAAATCTGTCAAACTGTCCTATCCCTGTCCGGCTGTACTAGGCGCTGCAGCACGATGCCAAGCGCCGCCGTCAGAACGCCGGCCGCCACAGCCTCAATGCCGCCGTTAAACCCGACAATGCCCAGCAGGATTTCGGTCACGGCATCCGGCGCGATTCCCTTTGCCGCCGCGTACGCATCCCGAAACAGAAAGCCGATGAGCCCCATGACCAAAAGGGTATTCGTCAGAGAACCGGCAACACCGCTGACTGCAAGCGCCGCAGTGGTTTTTCGGCGGCCTTTCAGGCGTTTTTGCAGCCATTGATACACAAAATAGGGAAAAACCCCAACCAGAATCCGCGGCAGAAAACAGACAAGCAGCGCCACCGGTGTGCCTTGCGTCGTGCCCGGCAGCGGCACAAACGGCGAAAATGTAAAGGAAGTCAGCGCCGGTGCCATCGTGTTGTTCAGCAGACTGGTCAGTCCAAACAGCACCCCCAGGCCGGCGCCGTACCCCGGCCCCAGCAACACCGACCCCAAAATCACCGGAATGTGCAGGATGGTCAACTTAATAAACGGAAGTGGAATGTACCCCAGTGGTGTCAGCCCCATAATCAATGTGATGGCTGCAAACAGGGCCATGAGCGTAAAACGGTAGTACTTTGCATCTTTTTTCATCTTTCATTTCCTCCTGCTGCCGCTCTTTTGACAAGATGCAGCGCAAATTTGAACAAAACCCATTATAGCAGAAACCGCCTCAAAAGAAAATACTTTCCGATTCCTTTGCTGTCTTTCACCGGATTGTGCTATACTTTTAAAAAAGCACTCAAACCCGCAAGGCAGAAACATACAGGGAGGGCTGAACTTTGCTTCTTCAAAACAAAACCATACTTCTGGGCGTTACTGGCAGTATCGCCGCTTACAAGGCCGCCGCGCTCGCCAGCAAACTCACGCAGCAGGGCGCCGCTGTGCACACCCTTTTAACCAAAAGCGGCGCGCAGTTTGTAACCCCCGTCACCTTTGAGGGTGTCACCGGGCACAAATGCGTAACAGATACCTTTGACCGGAACTTTTCTTACAGCGTCGAGCACGTGGCACTCGCCAAACAGGCGGATCTGGTACTGGTAGCGCCCGCCACTGCCAACAGCATCGCCAAACTGGCAAATGGTCTGGCGGACGATATGCTGACCACCACCGTGCTGGCCTGCCGCTGTCCGAAGATGATTGCCCCCGC encodes:
- a CDS encoding alpha/beta hydrolase — protein: MHTQNLTISQIPAVLWGEPSQRVYLFVHGKQGSKADAADFAAEATARGFQVLSFDLPQHGDRKNLPTPCDIPNSTQDLHSIWEYARKHWQAISLYACSIGAYFSLLAYQDCPIQHCLFHSPILNMEQLIQNMMQWSGVTEAQLQTQKQIPTAFGETLDWAYLCYVRAHPVECWDVPTAILYGSTDSMTERSVLDAFVKAHHCRLTVMENGEHWFHTKEQLAFASSWMHTELAT
- the proC gene encoding pyrroline-5-carboxylate reductase, producing MKLGFIGCGNMANAMMGGIIRNGLCKPEEVLAANPSAPALEKAKKNLGISTTADNTEVAKTCDVVVLSVKPQFYEEVIAEIRNAVRPEQLVVTIAPGKTLAWLAEQFGKPVQIVRTMPNTPALVGEGITAACPNENVSEASLDCAMRILKSFGKAEIIPERLMDAVVSVSGSSPAYVFLLIEAMADAAVADGMPRQQAYTFAAQAVYGSAKMVLETGRHPGELKDMVCSPAGTTIAAVRVLEEKGFRASIMDAMKACTEKAKSV
- a CDS encoding phosphoketolase family protein, with product MQDQGCVEKQPLTDDYLKKMDAYWRAANYLGAGQLYLLDNPLLKRPLTMDDVKKKIVGHWGTVPGQNFVYVHLNRAIKKYDLDMILISGPGHGGNFFVANTYLEGTYSEVYPNISRDEEGMKKLFKQFSFPGGISSHVAPETPGSINEGGELGYSIAHAFGSVFDNPDLITACIVGDGEAETGPLATSWHSNKFLNPVSDGAVLPILHLNGYKISNPTIFSRMSHEEVENFFKGCGWKPYFVEGDDPMTMHRKMAETLDTVVEEIKAIQKHARETGDATRPQWPMIVLRTPKGWTGPKVVDGKQIEGTFRAHQVPMTMEAPEHLQQLSDWLHSYHPEELFDENGHLVPELQALAPTGEHRIGSNPHANGGKLLHDLRLPDFRDYAVDVPAPGAVEKQDMIELGGFVRDIFKLNKASRNFRIFGPDETMSNRLNKVFEETNRDWNAKHLDNDEFLATDGRVMDSMLSEHMCEGWLEGYLLTGRHGFFASYEAFIRIVDSMAAQHAKWLKVCNQLPWRQPISSLNLILTSNVWQQDHNGFTHQDPGFLDHIANKKADVVRLYLPPDTNCLLSVFDHCVRSKNYVNVMVTSKHPRPQWLTMEQAVKHCTQGIGIWEWASSDQNAEPDVVMACCGDTPTLETLAAVTILRDSLPELKIRVINVVDLMKLEPSTKHPHGLTDVDYDALFTTDKPIIFAFHGYPTLIHELTYHRHNRNLHVCGYREEGTITTPFDMRVQNEIDRFHLVKDVINRLPQLGNRGAYLIQKMNDTLVAHKQYISTYGQDLPEVRDWKWHTPEQK
- a CDS encoding response regulator transcription factor is translated as MYKILIVEDDAIIASAVAKHLSGWGMQPKAVRDFHAVDLEFAAFDPQLVLLDLSLPFYNGFHWCEQIRQISKVPILFLSSAADNMNMVMAMNLGADDFIAKPFDLNVLTAKIQAVLRRTYAFGTPEDLLACGGAILNLSEATVTFNEQKTALSKNELKILQSLFESAGKVVRREDLMARLWETDCYIDENTLTVNINRLRRKLAKIGLNDLILTKKGLGYLVKS
- a CDS encoding sensor histidine kinase encodes the protein MKLFLSYLRMHSKTIVYFTVVLLIFCTIFALYSLPLDAVGYAALLCGFIGLLFLLLDFLHFRKKHFALQDLTERVKYGLDCLPAPKSPVEKDYQTLLQALYRTAAEMAAEQDCSRREMVEYYTLWAHQIKTPIAAMHILLQDDESRERSALTDSLFKIEEYVGMVLSYLRLDSETSDFVFKRYSLDSILKQAIHKYAPLFIRQKIALRYQPVAYTVLTDEKWLLFVVEQLLSNALKYTKSGGVVEIRLQSPDTLVIADTGIGIAAEDLPRIGQKGFTGYNGRTDKKSTGIGLYLCRRVLGKLSHTFSIESEVGKGTIVKIGLESNHLPFE
- a CDS encoding ABC transporter ATP-binding protein; protein product: MAILEVSNLKKIYTTRLGGTHVEALRNVTFSAEQGEYVAIMGESGSGKTTLLNILAALDTPTSGQVILDGKRLSDLKEKDLSAFRRNNLGFVFQDFNLLDTFSLQDNIFLPLVLSGKAYPEMKEKLDPIAAKLGLTELLQKYPYEVSGGQKQRAAVARAIITEPKLLLADEPTGALDSRSADGLLKVFDSLNAAGQTVIMVTHSVMAASHARRVLFIRDGEIFHQIYRSRNTEEEMFAKISDTLTLIATGGEKNG
- a CDS encoding ABC transporter permease encodes the protein MGKTFYAKLAAQNLKKNSKFYIPYFTASSITAAMFYIISFLTHNPALEDHQTQTVFLQMGTYIIGIFAVIILLYINSFLMKRRQKEIGLYNVLGMEKRHIGRIFGWETVYSYGITMLCGFAVGILLSKLFLLLLYKLTNVTDAFTFFIDSTGIAETLILFAGIFLLLLVLNRIKIHLSNPVELLRGGNVGEKEPKANWFLAVLGLVLTGIGYYIALTTNEPIAAIRNFFLAVVLVIIGTYFLFIAGTVALLKLLKKHKKFYYKTNHFTAVSGLLYRMKQNAAGLASICILATMVIVMISATVSLNIGANDVLDTQYPYDYTVTMYNTPKVDGKSFQKKFNNAIAFDSLSKTIRDEHGTSYLCVEAFPTANGNYRLPTSTDEYYSSNSTHFYFLTAKSYQEAMGVPLSLQNGEVAVYDANRASLPTSFSILGQTFQITKQLSRTPFSKSAALGDTYIIAVKDEQVLDTLQKGQEKALHGFVDASRTAYAYSLSFNTDGTPEQKINLMHSAFSSISEITQSNNGTVSSSVDCRQDAENAFHEMYGGMLFLGLFLSILFLMATVLIIYYKQISEGYEDADRYRIMRQVGMSRAEVKKSIHSQILIVFFLPLLVAVIHMAGVFRFMTLLLKAMYLGNVPLFALCTVCTVAVFAIVYTLVYSATTRTYYKIVSPAKQA
- a CDS encoding type III pantothenate kinase; the protein is MIIAIDVGNTNIVLGCLDSEYTYFTARLSTDVQKTSDEYALMIRNLFHLHGIDRHGVEGAIISSVVPALSVPLQEAVRLVTGKIALIVSSGLKTGLNIRMDNPATLGADLVVDAVAALAAYPKPIFIFDMGTATTLSVIDEKGSYIGGMIMSGPVVALNALANNASQLSHVDLDTPQRMIGQNTKDCMRSGAVYGHAAMIDGVIDRAEEELGAKATVVATGGVAPTIVAQCRHSIILDDTLMLKGLLILYRKNTKTIKA
- a CDS encoding ECF transporter S component encodes the protein MKKDAKYYRFTLMALFAAITLIMGLTPLGYIPLPFIKLTILHIPVILGSVLLGPGYGAGLGVLFGLTSLLNNTMAPALTSFTFSPFVPLPGTTQGTPVALLVCFLPRILVGVFPYFVYQWLQKRLKGRRKTTAALAVSGVAGSLTNTLLVMGLIGFLFRDAYAAAKGIAPDAVTEILLGIVGFNGGIEAVAAGVLTAALGIVLQRLVQPDRDRTV